A stretch of Vallitalea longa DNA encodes these proteins:
- a CDS encoding NAD(P)H-dependent flavin oxidoreductase, translating into MNIPKLKIGDLNINIPIIQGGMGIGVSKSRLASAVANEGGVGVISGVQIGYTEPDFFTDTLQANTRALKKEIRKARELSPKGILGVNLMVAMTNYKEYVTAAINEKIDIIISGAGLPIDLPKLVKESATKIIPIVSSSKAARIILKKWEKYNHLPDAIIVEGPKAGGHLGFKAKELVNDECKSLEEIVCDVINTVLPYEHEYSTRIPVIAAGGIMDGNDICRMLDLGAQGVQMGTKFVATNECDACEEFKEAYIDSRKEDICLIKSPVGLPGRAIMNNFITKTKQGKIPIKKCFDCLHTCNPVETPYCISQALIDSVQGKEGIIFSGSRAHEIKDIIAVKDLMDNLKEEISMYKTNNNPPN; encoded by the coding sequence TTGAATATACCAAAATTAAAAATCGGAGATTTAAATATAAATATACCTATTATTCAAGGAGGAATGGGAATTGGAGTTTCCAAATCCAGATTGGCTTCAGCGGTAGCTAATGAAGGTGGAGTAGGTGTTATATCTGGAGTTCAAATAGGTTATACGGAACCTGACTTTTTTACTGATACTTTACAAGCTAATACTAGAGCACTGAAAAAGGAAATAAGAAAAGCAAGAGAATTAAGTCCCAAAGGAATCCTAGGAGTTAATTTAATGGTGGCAATGACCAATTATAAGGAGTATGTTACAGCTGCAATCAATGAAAAAATAGATATCATTATATCAGGTGCGGGTTTACCAATCGATCTACCCAAATTAGTTAAAGAAAGTGCTACTAAGATTATACCTATTGTATCTTCAAGTAAAGCAGCTAGGATCATATTAAAAAAATGGGAAAAATATAATCATTTACCAGATGCAATTATAGTTGAAGGACCAAAAGCTGGTGGACATCTAGGATTTAAAGCTAAAGAGTTGGTTAATGATGAATGTAAAAGCTTAGAAGAGATTGTTTGTGATGTCATTAATACAGTCTTGCCATATGAACATGAATATAGTACAAGAATTCCAGTTATTGCAGCTGGAGGCATTATGGACGGTAATGATATATGTAGGATGTTAGATTTAGGAGCACAAGGTGTACAAATGGGGACTAAATTTGTAGCTACTAACGAATGTGATGCTTGTGAAGAATTCAAAGAAGCATATATAGATTCCAGAAAAGAAGATATATGTTTGATTAAAAGTCCTGTAGGACTTCCAGGTAGAGCTATTATGAATAATTTTATTACCAAAACAAAACAAGGTAAAATACCTATTAAAAAATGTTTCGATTGTCTTCATACTTGTAATCCAGTTGAAACTCCTTATTGTATATCCCAAGCATTGATAGACTCTGTTCAAGGTAAAGAAGGAATAATATTCTCTGGTAGCAGGGCCCATGAAATTAAAGATATTATAGCAGTAAAAGATTTAATGGATAATTTAAAAGAAGAAATATCAATGTATAAGACAAATAATAACCCACCAAATTAA
- a CDS encoding methyl-accepting chemotaxis protein, whose protein sequence is MKKIRGKLLTISLMISSILSIIGLCLSIILIKMATNNEDVISTAKLTNLGIIILIATALNLLITLFVLYRLVSRLAPAISTISNNAISIAKGDLSFELDKKVLKNQDESGSLLRSFSTLRINLVNYIEKIKDNTGKLTNSSELINDSSKSILSGIEEMSGAIEQIADSSSSQVANVEKGQHTIDTLSKIIDEDLMIINYLLESFKQINSAVNEGNDSLDALLQKSTESANSTKSVYEIVRETNETAEKISEVTTLIASIAEQTNLLALNAAIEAARAGEHGKGFAVVSDEIRKLAEQSASSTAQIDEIVKGLQEKSNTAYEETKLVRRTVKNQMEILSETKKKFDEINNSIEMSEQYVTGIKTNNTDLIKYKDDVLEQIAIIFKLAESNAASTEEVAAGSENQATQTQQISTEIEFIHKLITELSAIVKDFKLYVNDDNTHQN, encoded by the coding sequence TTGAAAAAGATTAGAGGAAAATTACTAACAATAAGTTTGATGATTAGCTCAATATTATCTATTATCGGATTATGTCTTTCTATTATTTTAATTAAGATGGCTACTAATAATGAAGATGTAATAAGTACAGCTAAGTTGACTAATCTCGGAATAATAATTTTAATTGCTACTGCCTTAAATTTATTGATTACTTTATTTGTACTATATCGACTAGTGTCTAGACTAGCACCTGCCATTAGTACTATTAGTAACAACGCAATATCTATAGCAAAGGGAGATTTAAGTTTTGAGCTAGATAAAAAAGTATTGAAAAATCAAGATGAAAGTGGAAGTCTTCTAAGATCTTTTTCAACCCTTAGAATCAATTTGGTAAATTATATTGAAAAGATCAAAGATAATACTGGTAAATTAACTAACTCTTCCGAACTAATAAATGATTCTTCTAAATCAATATTAAGTGGTATAGAAGAAATGTCAGGAGCTATAGAACAAATAGCGGATAGTTCGTCATCTCAAGTCGCAAATGTAGAAAAAGGTCAACATACAATTGACACTCTTTCCAAAATAATTGATGAAGACCTTATGATAATCAATTACCTGTTAGAATCATTCAAACAGATTAATTCAGCTGTAAATGAAGGTAATGATTCTCTAGATGCCCTATTACAAAAAAGCACTGAGAGTGCTAATTCTACAAAAAGTGTATATGAAATTGTCAGAGAGACTAATGAAACTGCCGAAAAAATAAGCGAAGTCACAACGCTTATTGCTTCTATTGCAGAACAAACCAATCTTTTAGCATTAAATGCAGCTATCGAAGCTGCTAGAGCTGGTGAACATGGTAAAGGTTTCGCTGTAGTTTCAGATGAAATCAGAAAGTTAGCAGAACAATCTGCATCATCTACAGCACAAATTGATGAAATCGTTAAAGGATTACAAGAGAAATCAAATACTGCTTATGAAGAAACAAAATTAGTTCGTAGAACTGTTAAAAATCAAATGGAAATACTAAGTGAAACTAAGAAAAAATTTGATGAAATTAATAATTCCATTGAAATGTCCGAACAATATGTGACTGGAATAAAAACCAATAATACCGATCTTATAAAATATAAAGATGATGTCCTTGAACAGATAGCAATAATCTTTAAATTAGCAGAATCCAATGCAGCTTCCACTGAAGAAGTAGCCGCTGGTTCTGAAAACCAAGCTACTCAAACTCAGCAAATAAGTACGGAAATAGAATTCATACATAAACTTATTACTGAGCTATCAGCTATAGTTAAAGATTTCAAATTATATGTCAATGATGATAATACCCACCAAAATTAA
- a CDS encoding YlbF family regulator: MDIEKKTMEIINLIKNTEEFKNAKDIRSRILKDANLTAMIKNFQSRQAELYRRNLPPQQMELEMKKIADNFERMSSNTIIKDYAQAVQQVQGIIYNSNMTILESIDEELNI, from the coding sequence ATGGATATTGAAAAAAAGACTATGGAAATTATTAACCTTATAAAAAACACTGAGGAGTTCAAAAACGCTAAAGATATTAGAAGTAGAATATTGAAAGATGCTAATTTAACTGCAATGATTAAAAACTTCCAATCTAGGCAAGCAGAGTTATATAGGAGAAATCTCCCCCCTCAACAAATGGAATTAGAAATGAAAAAAATTGCTGATAACTTTGAACGAATGTCAAGTAATACTATAATTAAAGATTATGCCCAAGCAGTTCAGCAAGTCCAGGGAATAATATATAACTCAAATATGACTATATTAGAATCTATTGATGAAGAGCTAAATATTTAA
- a CDS encoding HAD family hydrolase, with product MNTFLFDLDGTLLPLEEQRFVKTYFDEMHKVFDDLIDKEMFVKYVWTATDVMRRNKDKKTNMEIFMNKFEELVGEDINEYKNRFDDFYDNGFQEIGKAVDKNTYSEKLIDILKKKGYTVVLATNPLFPIKAINHRIKWAGLKESDFNYITSYENSHYCKPCIKYYKEILEYINKKPEECIMVGNDVKEDLVAGELGMKTFLLEDYLINREELEIDCTYRGKYEDLYKYVDSLPSI from the coding sequence ATGAATACTTTTTTATTTGACTTAGACGGCACATTATTGCCATTGGAAGAACAAAGATTCGTAAAAACATATTTTGACGAAATGCATAAGGTATTTGATGACCTGATAGATAAAGAGATGTTTGTGAAGTATGTATGGACAGCTACAGATGTAATGAGAAGAAACAAAGATAAAAAGACTAATATGGAAATATTTATGAACAAATTCGAAGAATTAGTTGGTGAAGATATAAATGAATACAAAAATAGATTTGATGATTTTTATGACAATGGTTTTCAAGAAATAGGAAAAGCGGTTGATAAAAATACTTATTCTGAAAAATTAATTGATATACTTAAAAAAAAGGGTTATACAGTTGTCTTGGCTACTAATCCTTTGTTCCCTATAAAAGCTATCAATCATAGAATTAAATGGGCTGGACTAAAAGAATCTGATTTCAATTATATTACATCTTATGAGAACAGTCATTATTGTAAACCTTGTATAAAATATTATAAAGAAATTTTGGAATACATTAATAAAAAGCCTGAAGAATGTATCATGGTAGGAAATGATGTAAAAGAGGATTTGGTTGCTGGTGAATTAGGCATGAAAACATTTCTATTGGAAGATTATTTAATAAATAGGGAAGAACTAGAAATTGATTGTACTTATAGAGGTAAGTATGAAGATTTATATAAATACGTAGATAGTTTACCTTCAATATGA
- the nrdJ gene encoding ribonucleoside-triphosphate reductase, adenosylcobalamin-dependent, translating to MIKVLKRNGSITNFNINKIITAITLCMAETKANIDNALADSVAKKVEKKLQTYSNPVSVEIIQDLVEEYLMESPRKNAAKRYILYRYERDKTRDTRTKRTDGRVLSDEFISSYKHRPNPMKQLGNFVYYRTYSRWLPEEKRREYWWETVRRAVEYNCSLVPTTKAEAEKLYDNIFNLKQFLSGRTFWVGNTDVTRNYPMSNYNCAFTVIDDFDSFKELFYLLMIGSGVGIRILKDDIKKLPKIRTVFDIIHEDYTPTPKNLREDNTSLEFSHNNKVRILIGDSKEGWVQALDFYLKILYSNEYRNINTIIINYNHVRPKGEKLETFGGTASGYTSLKNMFIKITNIISKRGVLSRKSYTHLHPIDCLDIANIIGENVVVGGVRRTAEIVLVDSDDQEAIEAKNNLYKQIDGQWIVDNDIIHRQMSNNSIYYRSKPSRQQLHWQLEQMRYSGEPGWVNEIAGRKRRPNMNGVNPCGEILLDSKGLCNLTTVNVFSFIKKDKTIDYNGLYEAQKLSARAGYRMTCTELEIPRWNYVHKRDKLLGCSLTGWQDMVNASGISKKDQGELLRKLRATAKTSAKEYADEIGENEPLLVTTIKPEGTLSQLPTVSSGVHYSHSPYYIRRVRINSDDPLLKVCEELDYPIYPEVGQDMETGNTKVIEFPVKAPKGITKYDVTAIKQLENYKLFMENYVDHNCSITVHVREHEWKEVEEWVWKNWDDIVALSFLSLDDSFYKLLPYESINEEEYKKRNDKLRPFLPSLISKYEKDELDYDIGDSGCENGVCPIR from the coding sequence ATGATAAAAGTTCTAAAAAGAAACGGTTCAATTACCAATTTTAACATAAATAAAATAATAACTGCTATTACATTATGTATGGCAGAGACAAAAGCAAATATTGATAACGCACTAGCTGATTCTGTAGCCAAAAAGGTTGAAAAGAAATTACAGACTTATTCCAATCCAGTATCTGTTGAAATAATTCAAGACTTAGTAGAAGAATATCTTATGGAATCCCCTAGAAAAAATGCTGCAAAAAGATACATATTATACAGGTATGAAAGAGACAAGACAAGAGATACAAGAACAAAGAGAACGGATGGTAGGGTTCTTAGTGATGAATTCATCAGTAGTTACAAACATCGACCTAACCCTATGAAACAATTAGGGAATTTTGTTTATTATAGAACTTATTCTAGATGGTTACCTGAAGAAAAAAGGCGAGAATATTGGTGGGAAACAGTAAGACGCGCTGTGGAATATAACTGTAGTTTGGTACCTACTACCAAAGCTGAAGCTGAAAAATTATATGACAACATTTTTAACTTGAAGCAATTCTTATCAGGTAGAACATTTTGGGTTGGTAATACAGATGTTACCAGAAACTATCCTATGTCTAATTATAACTGTGCTTTTACTGTCATCGATGATTTTGATTCTTTCAAAGAATTATTTTATCTTCTAATGATAGGCTCAGGCGTAGGCATTAGGATATTAAAGGATGATATCAAAAAGCTCCCCAAAATAAGAACCGTGTTTGATATTATCCATGAAGATTATACCCCTACCCCTAAAAATCTTAGAGAAGATAATACAAGCCTAGAATTCAGTCATAACAACAAAGTACGAATCCTTATAGGTGATAGTAAAGAAGGTTGGGTTCAAGCATTAGATTTTTATCTTAAAATACTATACAGTAATGAGTATAGAAATATAAATACCATAATCATTAATTATAATCATGTAAGACCGAAAGGTGAAAAGCTTGAAACTTTTGGTGGTACAGCAAGTGGTTATACAAGTCTCAAAAATATGTTTATTAAGATTACTAACATCATAAGTAAACGAGGTGTATTAAGTAGAAAAAGTTATACTCACTTACATCCAATTGACTGCCTTGATATTGCAAATATAATTGGTGAAAATGTAGTTGTAGGTGGAGTCCGAAGGACCGCTGAAATTGTACTTGTGGATTCCGATGACCAAGAAGCTATCGAAGCTAAAAATAATCTATACAAACAGATAGATGGTCAATGGATAGTAGATAATGATATCATCCATAGACAAATGAGTAACAACTCAATTTATTATAGAAGTAAACCTTCAAGGCAACAGCTACATTGGCAATTAGAGCAAATGCGCTACTCCGGAGAACCTGGATGGGTAAATGAAATAGCTGGTAGGAAAAGAAGACCTAACATGAATGGTGTCAATCCATGCGGAGAAATTTTATTAGATTCAAAAGGTCTATGTAACTTAACTACCGTTAACGTATTCTCTTTCATTAAGAAAGATAAAACTATAGATTATAATGGATTGTATGAGGCACAGAAGCTTTCAGCCAGAGCAGGTTATAGAATGACATGTACGGAATTAGAAATTCCTAGATGGAATTATGTCCATAAAAGAGATAAACTTTTAGGCTGTTCATTGACTGGATGGCAGGACATGGTTAATGCTTCAGGAATATCTAAAAAAGATCAAGGAGAACTGTTAAGGAAACTAAGAGCTACCGCTAAAACATCTGCTAAAGAATATGCTGATGAGATTGGTGAAAATGAGCCTTTATTAGTGACTACCATTAAACCAGAAGGAACTCTTAGCCAATTGCCAACGGTCTCTAGTGGAGTACATTATTCTCATTCCCCTTATTATATAAGAAGAGTCAGAATTAATAGCGATGATCCTTTGTTGAAAGTATGTGAAGAACTTGACTATCCTATTTATCCAGAAGTCGGTCAAGATATGGAAACTGGTAATACGAAAGTAATTGAATTTCCTGTAAAAGCACCAAAAGGTATAACTAAATATGATGTCACAGCAATTAAACAACTTGAAAATTATAAATTGTTCATGGAAAATTATGTTGACCACAATTGTTCTATTACGGTACATGTTAGAGAACACGAGTGGAAAGAAGTTGAAGAATGGGTATGGAAGAATTGGGACGATATTGTAGCTCTGTCTTTTCTTTCACTTGATGATAGCTTTTATAAGCTTCTTCCTTATGAATCTATCAATGAGGAAGAATATAAAAAAAGGAATGATAAATTAAGACCATTTCTACCAAGTCTTATCAGTAAATATGAAAAAGATGAATTAGATTATGACATTGGTGATTCAGGTTGCGAAAATGGCGTATGCCCCATTAGATAA
- the abc-f gene encoding ribosomal protection-like ABC-F family protein, producing the protein MIELGISNLSKSFGANKIFENVSFDVKTGETVGLIGRNGTGKTTIMKILMDKEDYEGEVFYRKGTTLGYLDQIPVFEQDYNVREVLYLAFEDIYKIKKKMKDIEDCLAGEGNDVDKLMKEYGYLQEQFELLGGYDIDEKMSKVTIGLQISESMQQMKFSNLSGGEKSKIMLGKILLERPEILLLDEPSNHLDLKSIEWLEEYLKDYSGSVLIISHDRYFLDRVVNKIVELDYDGAEIYYGNYTYYLMEKERRFIEAYNRYKENERKINRMEEQIKRFRIWGKMRDSEKMYKRAKELEKRLAKTEKLDKPVLEKTKIKLSSKVMDRTGKEVLILKEVEKSFDDRKLFYNLNLVLFLRDSLAILGDNGTGKSTLIKIIMEELNSDKGSIKYGSNIKIGYLPQEVKFDDEDTSILETFQYKYNITIGEARTELAKVLFIKDDVFKKINMLSGGEKSRLRLCMLMYEKVNFMILDEPTNHLDIDSREILEETLLDFQGTILFVSHDRYFINKIATKIGEINNKHLKFYNGDYEYYKNELQKQLEISNIRNNQNVKDKTKNKNYNKRDRNDKGKIIKRKTKELESIEAEIESLENLIKQSENEMIKCSTDAVKLNEITKEQNEKKNRLNILIAKWEKINEEIDRIS; encoded by the coding sequence ATGATAGAATTGGGAATCAGTAATTTATCTAAGAGTTTTGGAGCGAACAAGATATTTGAAAATGTTAGTTTCGATGTTAAGACTGGAGAAACAGTAGGACTGATTGGAAGAAATGGAACAGGGAAAACAACCATAATGAAAATATTAATGGACAAAGAGGATTATGAAGGAGAAGTATTCTACCGAAAAGGTACCACTCTGGGATATCTCGATCAGATTCCTGTATTTGAACAAGATTATAACGTTAGGGAAGTGCTTTACTTAGCATTTGAAGATATTTATAAGATAAAAAAGAAAATGAAAGATATTGAAGATTGCCTTGCAGGAGAAGGGAACGATGTTGATAAACTTATGAAAGAATATGGATATCTACAAGAGCAGTTTGAACTTCTCGGTGGTTATGATATTGATGAAAAAATGAGCAAAGTCACAATAGGTCTGCAAATATCAGAGTCTATGCAACAGATGAAATTCTCTAATCTGAGTGGTGGAGAAAAATCTAAAATAATGCTTGGAAAGATTTTATTAGAGAGACCAGAAATATTACTACTTGATGAACCATCTAATCACTTGGATCTAAAATCCATTGAGTGGCTAGAAGAATATCTAAAAGATTATTCGGGTTCAGTATTAATTATATCTCATGATAGGTATTTTTTAGATAGGGTAGTCAATAAAATAGTTGAATTAGATTATGATGGTGCAGAAATATACTATGGAAATTATACTTATTATCTCATGGAAAAAGAAAGACGTTTTATTGAAGCTTATAACAGATATAAAGAAAATGAGAGAAAAATAAATAGGATGGAGGAACAGATTAAGAGATTTCGTATATGGGGTAAGATGCGTGATAGTGAAAAGATGTACAAAAGAGCTAAAGAGCTTGAAAAGAGATTAGCAAAAACGGAAAAACTAGATAAACCTGTTCTTGAAAAGACAAAAATCAAATTATCTTCTAAGGTGATGGATAGAACTGGAAAAGAGGTTCTAATATTGAAAGAGGTTGAAAAAAGTTTTGATGATAGAAAACTTTTTTATAATCTTAATCTTGTACTATTTCTTAGGGATAGTTTAGCTATACTTGGAGATAATGGTACTGGTAAATCAACCTTAATAAAAATCATTATGGAAGAATTAAATAGTGATAAAGGAAGTATAAAATATGGTTCTAATATTAAGATTGGATATTTACCGCAAGAAGTTAAATTTGATGATGAGGATACTTCTATATTGGAAACTTTTCAATATAAATATAACATAACTATTGGCGAAGCAAGAACAGAACTTGCTAAAGTGCTATTTATTAAAGATGATGTGTTCAAAAAAATCAATATGTTATCTGGTGGAGAAAAAAGTAGATTACGATTATGCATGCTTATGTATGAAAAAGTCAATTTCATGATACTTGATGAGCCTACCAATCATTTAGATATAGATTCAAGAGAAATATTAGAAGAAACACTACTAGATTTTCAGGGTACTATTTTATTTGTATCTCATGACAGGTATTTCATCAATAAAATCGCCACTAAAATAGGTGAAATAAATAATAAACATCTAAAGTTTTATAATGGTGATTATGAATATTATAAGAACGAATTACAAAAACAATTAGAAATATCTAATATTAGGAACAATCAAAATGTTAAAGATAAGACTAAAAACAAAAATTATAATAAAAGGGATAGAAATGATAAGGGAAAGATAATCAAGAGAAAAACGAAAGAGCTTGAATCTATTGAAGCAGAAATAGAGTCACTAGAAAACTTAATTAAACAATCGGAAAATGAAATGATAAAATGTAGTACAGATGCAGTAAAACTTAATGAAATAACAAAAGAGCAGAATGAGAAGAAGAATAGATTAAATATTCTTATTGCAAAATGGGAAAAGATAAATGAAGAAATTGATAGAATCAGTTAA
- a CDS encoding FtsX-like permease family protein, which produces MYFIKRALKYIKHKKGKTLLLGIIFLIIANFVLAGLLVYNATVKAQQQTRESIGADVKYIIDNEGIISDSERGVINKDDYSIMKTAFSGEVTSVEKYTDKGAPTYANFMNVVDSTYVDDYDLSISFQCDINDLNSYTTDTDVSDSGHTFDIKLFGAVEPMDFEEGNAELVEGNLATMEEISSGEGVVLVEENVASINNLQIGDTITATASILDYENIEIELKIIGIYKTNEQVDQRMAFKGSSSLIPQNRLYVPFNIVNDMGLTQEEMDNLLLSSNVIHLKDPIYVEDYKTEAEQKVKLVYGSLDANDDLYNSLIGPIEKLGVIAKIMVIIIAIAGAAIIGLITALTVNDRKEEIGIMLAVGESKAKIVIQFVIEVTIIAVIAFVLSSFTGSIIGENISSVILDSEIVSDDTSNNNMMNMKMIGRMGNININQMGNDKLNKLSQEQKVDINFDINVLLELFGLGLLMSIISTIIPSLYVMRFNPKQILINRT; this is translated from the coding sequence ATGTATTTTATAAAAAGAGCATTAAAATACATAAAGCACAAAAAAGGTAAAACCCTGTTATTAGGTATAATTTTTCTAATAATAGCTAACTTTGTTTTGGCTGGGTTATTAGTATATAACGCTACTGTCAAAGCTCAACAGCAGACAAGAGAAAGTATTGGGGCAGATGTAAAATATATTATTGATAATGAAGGCATAATTTCTGATTCAGAAAGAGGAGTTATCAATAAAGATGACTATTCAATTATGAAAACAGCTTTTTCTGGTGAAGTAACTTCTGTTGAAAAATATACGGATAAGGGTGCACCAACATATGCTAATTTTATGAATGTAGTTGATTCTACATATGTAGATGATTATGATTTGTCAATATCTTTTCAGTGTGATATCAATGATCTGAATTCTTATACTACAGATACAGATGTAAGTGACTCGGGACATACTTTTGACATAAAATTATTTGGTGCTGTAGAACCTATGGATTTTGAAGAAGGTAATGCTGAGCTGGTAGAAGGAAACTTGGCAACTATGGAGGAAATTTCTTCTGGTGAAGGAGTTGTACTTGTTGAAGAAAATGTTGCATCAATTAATAATTTGCAGATTGGAGATACGATTACAGCTACAGCTTCAATACTTGATTATGAAAATATAGAAATAGAATTAAAAATAATAGGAATATATAAAACTAATGAGCAAGTTGATCAGAGAATGGCTTTCAAAGGGAGCAGTTCATTAATACCTCAGAATAGATTATACGTTCCATTTAATATTGTTAACGATATGGGTTTAACACAAGAAGAGATGGATAATCTGCTACTCTCATCTAATGTAATACATCTAAAAGATCCAATATATGTTGAAGATTACAAAACTGAAGCTGAACAGAAGGTTAAATTGGTTTATGGTTCACTAGATGCTAACGATGATCTGTATAACAGTTTAATAGGACCAATTGAAAAATTGGGTGTAATTGCAAAAATTATGGTAATTATCATAGCGATTGCTGGAGCAGCTATAATTGGTTTGATAACAGCACTTACTGTAAATGATCGAAAAGAAGAAATAGGAATCATGCTTGCTGTAGGAGAGAGCAAAGCAAAAATAGTAATCCAATTTGTTATAGAGGTAACTATAATTGCGGTAATTGCATTTGTATTATCATCATTTACAGGTTCAATTATCGGAGAGAATATAAGTTCAGTAATTCTGGACAGTGAAATAGTTAGTGATGATACTAGCAACAATAATATGATGAACATGAAAATGATAGGCAGGATGGGTAACATAAACATAAACCAAATGGGAAATGATAAACTCAATAAATTGTCACAAGAACAGAAGGTAGATATTAATTTTGATATTAATGTATTACTGGAATTATTTGGTTTGGGATTACTTATGTCAATAATAAGTACGATTATACCATCTCTATATGTCATGAGATTCAATCCAAAACAGATTTTGATAAATAGGACTTAG
- a CDS encoding ABC transporter ATP-binding protein: MSLLKLENISYGYIDGNNKRMILKNLNYTFERGRFYSILGPSGSGKTTLLAIAGGLEKCQEGKVFFEEKNVNDIGLGKYRRDYLSFVFQQFNLIPYLSAVENVVNVMEITDNQVPKPYYKTALNLLNQFGIVKTKAERSIYKLSGGEQQRVAIARGLATNVDLIMADEPTGNLDTATEKEIIKIFRLLAEEYDKCVIVVTHSDSIADFSDIQLKLNEGKLTERM; this comes from the coding sequence ATGTCTTTGTTAAAATTAGAAAATATATCATACGGATATATAGATGGTAATAATAAGAGAATGATACTCAAGAATTTGAATTATACATTCGAGAGAGGTAGATTCTATTCAATTCTTGGACCTTCTGGGAGTGGAAAAACTACCTTATTAGCTATTGCAGGTGGATTGGAGAAATGTCAAGAAGGTAAAGTGTTTTTTGAAGAAAAGAACGTCAATGATATAGGACTTGGTAAATACAGAAGAGATTATTTATCATTCGTATTCCAACAATTCAATTTAATACCTTATCTATCAGCAGTTGAAAATGTAGTTAATGTAATGGAAATAACTGATAATCAGGTCCCAAAACCTTATTACAAAACTGCGTTAAACCTACTTAATCAATTTGGTATTGTTAAAACAAAAGCTGAACGAAGTATTTATAAATTATCTGGAGGAGAGCAGCAGCGTGTTGCAATAGCCAGAGGATTAGCTACAAATGTTGATCTTATCATGGCTGATGAGCCTACAGGTAATCTTGATACTGCTACAGAAAAAGAAATAATAAAGATATTCAGATTGTTAGCAGAAGAATATGATAAATGTGTTATCGTAGTGACTCATTCAGACAGCATAGCAGATTTTAGTGATATTCAGTTAAAGTTAAATGAAGGTAAACTTACTGAAAGGATGTAG